A stretch of the Nothobranchius furzeri strain GRZ-AD chromosome 5, NfurGRZ-RIMD1, whole genome shotgun sequence genome encodes the following:
- the LOC129163418 gene encoding zinc finger protein 22, giving the protein MTSLEKNPTCIEDEKVQEELSIRPLDQPTKKKMLHSCDQCGKCFGFPSELKCHQRVHTGEKPFPCDQCGKAFTQLGNLNKHQRIHTGEKPFTCDQCGKAFTQLGNLNKHQRIHTGEKPFTCDQCGKCFTLSGNLKRHQHIHKRQKK; this is encoded by the exons ATGACGTCACTGGAAAAG aaCCCAACCTGCATAGAAGATGAGAAAGTTCAGGAGGAGCTGAGCATCAGACCTTTGGATCAACCTACCAAGAAGAAGATGCTGCACAGCTGTGACCAGTGTGGAAAGTGCTTTGGTTTTCCATCAGAGTTAAAATGTCACCAGCGTGTCCATACTGGAGAAAAGCCTTTTCCATGTGACCAGTGTGGAAAAGCTTTTACTCAGTTAGGGAACCTGAATAAACACCAGCggatccacacaggagaaaagcccTTTACCTGTGACCAGTGTGGAAAAGCTTTTACTCAGTTAGGGAACCTGAATAAACACCAGCggatccacacaggagaaaagcccTTTACCTGTGACCAGTGTGGAAAATGTTTTACTCTCTCTGGGAATCTGAAAAGACACCAGCACATCCACAAAAGACAGAAGAAGTAA